A genomic segment from Streptomyces antibioticus encodes:
- a CDS encoding cobalamin biosynthesis protein produces the protein MRADRVHAYGAALGLLGDLLLGDPRRGHPVAGFGRAAGAVERVLWRDHRGWGALHTLVCAGGAVALGAAASRAVRSSPAGSVALTAAATWAVVGGTSLAREARAVGHALETGDVDAARARLPHLCGRDPQALDADGIVRAVVESVAENTSDAVTGALVWGAAAGVPGLLGFRAVNTLDAMVGHRSPRHLRFGWTSARLDDLAGWPGARLTAVLAVLAGDDPRGAVRAWRDDAHRHPSPNAGPVEASFAGALGVRLGGTLSYGGRVEHRPVLNQKGRSVEVKDIERAVRLSRRVALLALGVTVAGRAAAARVRGRAS, from the coding sequence GTGCGTGCCGACCGCGTCCACGCGTACGGCGCCGCTCTCGGCCTCCTCGGCGACCTGCTGCTCGGCGATCCCCGCCGGGGCCATCCGGTCGCCGGATTCGGGCGGGCCGCCGGTGCCGTCGAGCGCGTGCTGTGGCGCGACCACCGGGGCTGGGGCGCCCTGCACACCCTGGTGTGCGCCGGGGGCGCCGTAGCGCTCGGGGCCGCCGCCTCGCGCGCCGTCCGCTCCTCCCCCGCCGGGTCCGTCGCCCTCACCGCCGCCGCCACCTGGGCCGTCGTCGGCGGCACCTCCCTCGCGCGCGAGGCGCGGGCCGTCGGCCACGCCCTGGAGACCGGGGACGTCGACGCGGCGCGGGCCCGGCTGCCGCATCTGTGCGGGCGCGACCCGCAGGCCCTGGACGCCGACGGGATCGTCCGCGCCGTGGTCGAGTCCGTCGCCGAGAACACCTCCGACGCCGTCACCGGGGCCCTGGTGTGGGGGGCGGCCGCCGGGGTGCCCGGGCTGCTCGGGTTCCGGGCCGTCAACACGCTGGACGCCATGGTCGGGCACCGCTCACCGCGCCATCTGCGCTTCGGGTGGACGTCCGCGCGCCTGGACGACCTCGCCGGCTGGCCGGGGGCGCGGCTCACCGCCGTCCTCGCCGTCCTCGCGGGGGACGATCCGCGGGGGGCCGTGCGGGCCTGGCGCGACGACGCCCACCGGCATCCCAGTCCCAACGCCGGGCCCGTGGAGGCGTCCTTCGCGGGGGCGCTCGGGGTGCGGCTCGGCGGGACGCTGTCGTACGGGGGCCGGGTCGAACACCGGCCGGTGCTGAACCAGAAGGGGCGTTCCGTGGAGGTCAAGGACATCGAGCGGGCGGTACGGCTGTCCCGCCGGGTCGCGCTGCTCGCGCTCGGCGTCACCGTCGCCGGGCGGGCCGCCGCCGCGCGGGTGCGGGGGCGGGCGTCATGA
- a CDS encoding inorganic phosphate transporter has translation MENFSLILAIVVVTALAFDFTNGFHDTANAMATTISTGALKPKVAVAMSAVLNLVGAFLSVEVANTISKGLVDETGIRPEVIFAALVGAILWNLLTWLVGLPSSSSHALMGGLIGATIASADMGAVHGDVLVTKVLIPAIAAPLVAGVAAMLATRLSYRLGRKADGKAAEKGYRAGQIASAGLVSLAHGTNDAQKTMGIITLALVAGGAVAPDSDPPLWVILTAGLAIALGTYLGGWRIIRTMGKGLTDLQPQQGFAAQTSAATVILASSHLGFSLSTTHSVSGSVMGAGLGRKGGVVRWSTATRMFVAWGLTLPAAALVGALAEYVTGFGAWGTAVVAVFLVASSAAIWKISRREHVDHTNVNDHPDEPAGVVTTAIAAVTPPPTAAMTETVPEPVSETLTATIASPAAEPAASPAPTA, from the coding sequence ATGGAAAACTTCTCGCTGATCCTCGCGATTGTGGTGGTCACCGCACTCGCGTTCGATTTCACGAATGGTTTTCACGACACCGCCAACGCGATGGCCACCACCATCTCGACCGGTGCGCTCAAGCCCAAGGTCGCGGTGGCCATGTCCGCCGTGCTGAACCTTGTGGGCGCTTTCCTCTCCGTGGAGGTCGCCAACACGATCTCCAAGGGTCTCGTCGACGAGACCGGCATCCGTCCCGAGGTCATCTTCGCCGCCCTGGTCGGCGCGATCCTCTGGAACCTGCTGACCTGGCTGGTGGGCCTGCCCTCCAGCTCCTCCCACGCCCTCATGGGCGGTCTGATCGGCGCCACCATCGCCTCCGCCGACATGGGCGCGGTCCACGGTGACGTCCTGGTCACCAAGGTCCTGATCCCGGCGATCGCGGCCCCGCTGGTCGCGGGCGTCGCGGCGATGCTCGCCACCCGGCTCTCCTACCGCCTGGGCAGGAAGGCCGACGGCAAGGCCGCCGAGAAGGGCTACCGCGCCGGCCAGATCGCCTCCGCGGGCCTGGTCTCCCTGGCCCACGGCACCAACGACGCCCAGAAGACGATGGGCATCATCACCCTGGCCCTGGTGGCCGGCGGTGCCGTCGCCCCCGACTCCGACCCGCCGCTGTGGGTCATCCTCACCGCCGGTCTGGCCATCGCGCTCGGCACCTACCTCGGCGGCTGGCGCATCATCCGCACCATGGGCAAGGGCCTCACCGACCTCCAGCCGCAGCAGGGCTTCGCCGCCCAGACCAGCGCCGCGACGGTCATCCTGGCCTCCTCCCACCTGGGCTTCTCCCTCTCCACCACGCACTCGGTCTCCGGTTCCGTGATGGGCGCGGGCCTCGGCCGCAAGGGCGGGGTGGTCCGCTGGTCCACCGCGACCCGGATGTTCGTCGCCTGGGGCCTCACGCTCCCGGCCGCCGCCCTGGTGGGCGCGCTCGCCGAGTACGTCACCGGCTTCGGCGCCTGGGGCACGGCGGTGGTCGCGGTCTTCCTGGTCGCCTCCAGCGCCGCCATCTGGAAGATCTCCCGCCGCGAGCACGTCGACCACACCAACGTCAACGACCATCCGGACGAGCCGGCCGGTGTCGTCACCACCGCCATCGCCGCGGTGACTCCGCCGCCCACCGCCGCGATGACCGAGACGGTGCCCGAGCCGGTCTCCGAGACCCTGACCGCCACGATCGCCTCCCCGGCGGCCGAGCCGGCGGCCTCGCCCGCCCCCACGGCCTGA
- a CDS encoding cobyric acid synthase, translated as MTGGGLLVAGTTSDAGKSVVTAGICRWLVRQGVKVAPFKAQNMSLNSFVTKEGAEIGRAQAMQAQACRIEPSALMNPVLLKPGGERSSQVVLLGKPVGEMSARGYHGGRQQRLLGTVVDCLAELRSTYDAVICEGAGSPAEINLRRTDIVNMGIARSARLPVLVVGDIDRGGVFASFFGTVALLSPEDQELVAGFLVNKFRGDVSLLEPGLDMLHGLTGRRTYGVLPFRHGLGIDEEDGLRVSLRGTVRESTVAPPVGEDVLRVAVCAIPLMSNFTDVDALAAEPGVVVRFVDRPEELADADLVVVPGTRGTVRALEWLRERGLADALARRAAEGRPVLGICGGFQILGEHIEDDVESRRGRVDGLGLLPVRVRFAPEKTLTRPVGEALGERVEGYEIHHGVATVTGGEPFLDGCRAGSVWGTHWHGSLESDGFRRAFLREVAAAAGRRFVPAADTSFAALREEQLDRLGDLIEQHADTDALWRLVESGAPPGLPFVPPGAPA; from the coding sequence ATGACGGGCGGGGGGCTGCTCGTCGCCGGGACCACGTCCGACGCGGGCAAGAGCGTCGTCACGGCCGGGATCTGCCGGTGGCTGGTGCGGCAGGGGGTGAAGGTCGCGCCCTTCAAGGCGCAGAACATGTCCCTGAACTCCTTCGTGACGAAGGAGGGCGCCGAGATCGGGCGGGCCCAGGCCATGCAGGCGCAGGCGTGCCGGATCGAGCCGAGCGCGCTGATGAACCCGGTGCTGCTCAAGCCCGGCGGGGAGCGCAGCAGTCAGGTCGTGCTGCTCGGCAAGCCGGTCGGCGAGATGAGCGCGCGCGGCTACCACGGGGGCCGTCAGCAGCGGCTCCTCGGGACGGTCGTCGACTGTCTGGCCGAGCTGCGCAGCACCTACGACGCGGTGATCTGCGAGGGGGCGGGCAGCCCCGCCGAGATCAACCTGCGGCGCACCGACATCGTGAACATGGGCATCGCGCGCAGCGCCCGGCTGCCGGTGCTGGTGGTCGGCGACATCGACCGCGGCGGCGTCTTCGCCTCCTTCTTCGGCACCGTCGCGCTGCTGTCGCCGGAGGACCAGGAGCTGGTGGCCGGGTTCCTCGTCAACAAGTTCCGCGGGGACGTCAGCCTGCTGGAGCCGGGGCTCGACATGCTGCACGGGCTCACCGGGCGCCGCACCTACGGGGTGCTGCCCTTCCGGCACGGGCTCGGGATCGACGAGGAGGACGGTCTGCGGGTGTCGCTGCGCGGCACCGTGCGCGAGTCCACCGTCGCGCCGCCGGTCGGCGAGGACGTGCTGCGGGTCGCCGTGTGCGCGATCCCGCTGATGTCCAACTTCACGGACGTGGACGCGCTGGCCGCCGAGCCCGGTGTCGTCGTGCGGTTCGTGGACCGGCCCGAGGAGCTGGCCGACGCCGATCTCGTCGTCGTCCCCGGCACCCGGGGGACCGTGCGGGCGCTGGAGTGGCTGCGCGAGCGCGGGCTCGCCGACGCCCTCGCCCGGCGGGCGGCCGAGGGGCGGCCCGTGCTCGGGATCTGCGGCGGCTTCCAGATCCTCGGCGAGCACATCGAGGACGACGTCGAGAGCCGCCGCGGGCGGGTCGACGGGCTCGGACTGCTGCCGGTCCGGGTGCGGTTCGCCCCGGAGAAGACCCTCACCCGGCCGGTCGGCGAGGCCCTCGGCGAGCGGGTCGAGGGGTACGAGATCCATCACGGGGTCGCCACCGTGACCGGCGGGGAGCCCTTCCTCGACGGGTGCCGGGCGGGCTCGGTGTGGGGCACGCACTGGCACGGTTCGCTGGAGTCGGACGGCTTCCGGCGGGCCTTTCTGCGCGAGGTGGCCGCCGCCGCGGGCCGCCGGTTCGTGCCGGCCGCCGACACCTCCTTCGCCGCGCTGCGCGAGGAACAGCTCGACCGGCTCGGCGATCTGATCGAACAGCACGCGGACACGGACGCGTTGTGGCGGCTCGTCGAGTCGGGCGCGCCGCCGGGACTTCCCTTCGTGCCACCGGGGGCGCCCGCGTGA